A genomic stretch from Shewanella sediminis HAW-EB3 includes:
- a CDS encoding DUF1186 domain-containing protein: protein MKLDEIITTLSRGDLTELPVEALLAARLQWSELLPVIEELIQKFIANEALTDPESNLLFFGICLIVDRKQFSCFDSLINLTNKDDCNAPLDNLLGDFIGSELSTAYYILAQGNPEQLCFLVNSEQAGEIVKMGALCALFCQLHTGQIDRETLNQSIPGFIDNLVKYNHSIALFELVNLLISNEFNHYHSQCVGLVESNIIDEGKIENQCIIDWDNQSIGFSEWESGLISGDYDVIDSLSQWAGFNAESEMNDEDLMAVFDDLMNTPRELDDRYFESLDNQQPFIADIQPGRNDPCPCGSGKKFKKCCLN, encoded by the coding sequence ATGAAATTAGATGAGATAATTACTACTCTGAGTCGTGGCGACTTAACAGAACTTCCGGTTGAAGCCTTGTTGGCGGCCAGGCTGCAGTGGTCTGAGTTACTGCCTGTTATCGAGGAGTTGATACAGAAGTTTATTGCTAATGAGGCATTGACCGATCCTGAGTCCAATCTTCTCTTCTTCGGCATCTGTCTTATTGTCGACCGGAAGCAGTTTAGTTGTTTCGACTCCTTGATAAATCTTACCAACAAGGATGACTGTAATGCGCCATTAGATAACCTTCTTGGTGACTTTATTGGTTCTGAACTTTCCACTGCTTACTATATTTTGGCGCAAGGTAACCCTGAGCAACTGTGTTTCTTGGTTAACTCTGAGCAAGCGGGTGAAATTGTTAAGATGGGCGCCCTATGTGCGCTATTTTGTCAGTTGCATACAGGGCAAATTGATAGAGAGACACTTAATCAAAGTATTCCGGGTTTTATCGACAATCTCGTCAAATATAATCACTCAATAGCACTTTTTGAGTTGGTTAATCTTTTGATATCAAATGAATTTAATCATTACCATAGTCAATGTGTAGGTCTTGTTGAGAGTAATATAATTGACGAGGGTAAAATTGAGAATCAGTGCATCATTGATTGGGATAATCAGTCTATCGGTTTTTCAGAGTGGGAGAGTGGCCTGATAAGCGGCGATTATGATGTGATTGATTCTCTTAGCCAGTGGGCAGGTTTCAACGCGGAATCTGAGATGAATGATGAGGACCTCATGGCCGTTTTCGATGATTTGATGAATACGCCAAGGGAACTCGACGATAGGTATTTTGAGAGCCTCGATAATCAGCAACCATTTATTGCAGATATCCAACCAGGCCGTAATGACCCTTGTCCCTGCGGGAGTGGCAAGAAATTCAAGAAGTGCTGTTTGAATTAA